A single window of Deinococcus reticulitermitis DNA harbors:
- a CDS encoding helix-turn-helix domain-containing protein, translated as MTLEEFMSSEFHKVPDVAKFAALGRNTVYAAVNKGELKARRYGNTLRIRTGDALEWLGIELPGGNGAAERQGQYVGSQT; from the coding sequence ATGACCCTCGAAGAGTTCATGAGCAGTGAGTTTCACAAGGTTCCGGATGTGGCGAAGTTTGCCGCGCTTGGACGGAACACGGTATATGCGGCAGTCAACAAGGGAGAACTCAAAGCCCGGAGATACGGGAACACGCTCCGCATTCGCACCGGTGATGCGCTGGAATGGCTCGGAATTGAACTCCCGGGCGGTAACGGGGCTGCCGAGCGCCAGGGTCAATACGTTGGGAGCCAGACATGA
- a CDS encoding class I SAM-dependent DNA methyltransferase has product MTPEQFVKTYRALSVNERSAAQSHFIDLCALLGVPNPVQGDPSGETYRFEKPVSKITGKKGFADVWKAGAFGWEYKGKGADLKRAYEQLVSYREDLQNPPLLVVSDMHTVEVHTNFTGTLKALRRYTLEDLLDEGKRLELRKVWTEPEAFNPSAQAVDVTEAVMRELVQVGDALKARGEQPDDVAHFLVKCVFTLFAEDVGLLPRKTFALLLESAEERPADFREMAGELFRLMKGGGLSVVGRIPHINGGVFTNPTAPDLQLPDVQTLQRAARRDWRKLEPAIFGTLFERVIDPDKRSQLGAHYTPLADIVDVVEPVMLAPLRAEWEALRAELVPLMELAEAAEAAAGGLWEAAEGKERAAVVGRLRAFQDRLAAVTVLDPACGSGNFLYTALRLLLDLEAEVRATLRGLTGQAQPVKVSPRQMRGLERSEYAHEIAGMVLWIGYLQWLSEHGENLRDRSPVLDALPGLENRDAVLDGSAAAVWPPAEFITGNPPFLGNYKMREELGDAYAEALRAAYAGRVPGFADLVAYWFEQAREQIERGHTRRAGLIATNSIRGGKNRVVLERIAQTGGIFRAWPDRVWIQDGAAVRTSIVCFDDGSERARVLLRHTGNEDKPEQRGTEAREVAVIHPDLTSAADLTAAQRLRENAGKSFEGVKPAGKFDLPGSVAREWLDLPNPSGVSNAEVLRPYLGGDDLTDRNRDRYTVDFNQMPLEEAEQYRRPMQYVRENVKPERDKNNEKASRENWWRYKRTVPALRAALEPLSRFIATPRHMKHRSFSWLTPGCIPGDALTVIAAEDDLTFGVLNSSPHTAWALRMGTFLGKGNDARYTPTTCFETFPFPRPTAEQGEAIAQAARFLETARAFLRTKRDPKQKANAGTSEQDKTLTLTGMYNLLSEYRQTGQEVVMGLATLADAHDTLDRAVSAAYGWAWPLGEDEMLSRLLALNLERHAAETSGNAEGKNEASGALHSFRAARRRA; this is encoded by the coding sequence GTGACCCCCGAGCAGTTTGTTAAGACTTACCGCGCCCTGAGCGTAAATGAGCGGAGCGCGGCCCAGTCGCATTTCATAGACCTGTGCGCCCTGCTCGGCGTCCCCAATCCGGTTCAGGGGGACCCGAGCGGGGAGACGTACCGCTTTGAGAAGCCCGTCAGCAAGATCACGGGGAAAAAGGGCTTTGCCGACGTGTGGAAGGCGGGCGCGTTTGGGTGGGAGTACAAGGGCAAGGGAGCAGACCTGAAACGGGCCTATGAGCAGCTTGTGTCCTACCGGGAGGACCTCCAGAACCCGCCCCTGCTGGTGGTGTCGGACATGCACACGGTTGAGGTCCATACCAATTTCACGGGGACCCTTAAGGCGCTCCGGCGGTACACCCTCGAGGACCTGTTAGACGAGGGGAAACGGCTCGAGTTGCGGAAGGTGTGGACTGAGCCGGAAGCGTTTAACCCCTCGGCGCAGGCGGTGGACGTGACCGAGGCCGTGATGCGTGAGCTGGTACAGGTGGGGGACGCGCTCAAGGCACGCGGGGAGCAGCCGGACGACGTGGCGCATTTTCTGGTGAAGTGCGTGTTTACGCTGTTTGCCGAGGACGTGGGCCTGCTTCCCCGGAAAACATTTGCGCTGCTCCTCGAGTCTGCCGAGGAACGCCCGGCGGACTTCCGGGAAATGGCCGGGGAGCTGTTCCGGCTGATGAAGGGCGGCGGCCTGAGCGTGGTCGGGCGTATCCCCCACATCAATGGCGGCGTGTTCACCAATCCCACCGCGCCAGACCTTCAGCTCCCGGACGTTCAGACCCTCCAGCGGGCGGCCCGCCGGGACTGGCGCAAGCTCGAGCCTGCCATTTTCGGGACCCTGTTTGAGCGCGTCATAGACCCGGACAAGCGGAGCCAACTCGGGGCGCATTACACGCCGCTGGCGGACATTGTGGACGTGGTCGAGCCGGTCATGCTGGCCCCGCTGCGGGCCGAGTGGGAGGCCCTCCGCGCCGAGCTGGTCCCGCTGATGGAGCTGGCGGAAGCTGCCGAGGCTGCCGCCGGGGGACTGTGGGAGGCCGCCGAGGGGAAGGAACGGGCGGCGGTGGTGGGGAGGCTCCGGGCCTTTCAGGACCGCCTAGCAGCGGTGACGGTGCTGGACCCCGCGTGTGGGAGCGGAAACTTTCTCTATACGGCGCTGCGGCTGCTGTTGGACCTCGAGGCGGAAGTGAGGGCTACCCTCCGGGGCCTGACCGGACAGGCGCAGCCCGTGAAGGTGTCGCCCCGGCAGATGCGCGGCCTCGAGCGGTCCGAGTACGCCCATGAGATCGCGGGCATGGTGCTGTGGATCGGCTACCTTCAGTGGCTCTCGGAACACGGGGAGAACCTCCGGGACCGCTCCCCGGTGCTCGACGCCCTCCCCGGCCTTGAGAACCGGGACGCGGTGCTAGACGGCTCGGCGGCGGCGGTGTGGCCTCCCGCCGAGTTCATCACGGGAAACCCGCCCTTCCTCGGCAATTACAAGATGCGGGAGGAACTCGGGGACGCCTACGCCGAGGCGCTCCGGGCGGCCTACGCGGGCCGGGTGCCGGGGTTCGCGGACCTGGTGGCGTACTGGTTTGAACAGGCCCGCGAGCAGATCGAGCGGGGCCACACGCGGCGGGCGGGATTGATCGCCACCAACAGCATCCGGGGCGGGAAAAACCGGGTGGTGTTGGAACGGATCGCGCAGACAGGCGGCATTTTCCGGGCGTGGCCGGACCGGGTATGGATTCAGGACGGCGCGGCGGTCCGGACGAGCATCGTGTGTTTCGATGACGGCTCCGAGCGGGCGCGGGTGCTGCTGAGGCATACGGGGAATGAGGACAAACCCGAGCAGCGCGGTACCGAAGCGCGGGAGGTGGCCGTCATTCACCCGGACCTGACCTCGGCGGCAGACCTGACAGCGGCGCAGCGGCTACGGGAGAACGCCGGGAAATCCTTTGAGGGCGTGAAACCCGCCGGGAAGTTTGACCTTCCGGGCAGCGTGGCGCGGGAATGGCTGGACCTTCCAAACCCCAGCGGCGTGAGCAATGCGGAGGTGCTGAGGCCCTATCTAGGCGGGGATGACCTGACCGACCGGAACAGGGACCGCTACACGGTGGACTTTAATCAGATGCCCCTCGAGGAAGCGGAGCAGTATCGGCGGCCCATGCAATACGTCCGGGAGAATGTGAAGCCGGAGCGGGATAAGAACAACGAAAAGGCAAGCCGTGAAAACTGGTGGCGATACAAAAGGACCGTGCCCGCGCTCAGAGCTGCACTTGAGCCGCTCTCCCGGTTTATCGCCACCCCACGCCACATGAAGCACCGTTCCTTTTCGTGGCTGACCCCGGGCTGCATTCCCGGTGATGCCCTGACGGTCATCGCCGCTGAGGATGACCTGACTTTCGGCGTCCTGAACAGTTCCCCGCATACGGCGTGGGCACTCCGCATGGGGACGTTCCTCGGGAAAGGGAATGATGCCCGCTACACGCCCACAACCTGTTTTGAAACCTTCCCCTTCCCACGGCCCACCGCCGAGCAGGGCGAGGCCATAGCGCAGGCGGCGCGGTTCCTCGAGACGGCGCGGGCCTTTCTGCGGACCAAACGGGACCCCAAACAGAAAGCGAACGCGGGGACCTCGGAACAGGACAAAACACTGACCCTGACCGGGATGTATAACCTCCTCTCCGAGTACCGCCAGACGGGGCAGGAAGTGGTGATGGGGCTGGCAACCCTGGCGGACGCCCACGACACCCTAGACCGGGCCGTGAGCGCGGCCTACGGGTGGGCGTGGCCTTTGGGCGAGGATGAAATGCTCTCCCGGCTGCTGGCCCTGAACCTCGAGCGGCACGCGGCAGAGACGAGCGGAAACGCCGAGGGGAAAAATGAAGCTTCTGGAGCCTTGCACTCGTTCAGAGCTGCAAGACGCCGTGCATGA
- a CDS encoding sugar transferase, translating to MRDLILLLLGLLAAEFAELTPSLMAALVRWAARSLPESHRELYEEAWLAELDACPGKLWKLRFAFSLLWSRAEVAEALREAEGWPPRPVQIGLQLVHFLELTFVLLTLAALGPLLLILTLVICLDSPGPPMYAYRALGRGMRPIELRTFRTTRTDTPHRLTRVGRFLKVSALDRLPLLVSVIQGDCALLGPNVHVVRRFPELGRTLCQYQRPGIVGVGDLVEAKDADQRLEAWLAAEHEYIQNWSAGRYLSVMYRIVMRVCLPL from the coding sequence TTGCGTGACCTGATCCTCCTGCTGCTCGGGCTGCTCGCAGCGGAATTTGCAGAGTTGACTCCAAGCCTCATGGCCGCACTCGTCCGGTGGGCGGCCCGGAGCCTGCCCGAAAGTCACCGCGAACTGTACGAGGAAGCCTGGTTGGCGGAGTTGGACGCCTGCCCCGGCAAGCTGTGGAAGTTGCGCTTCGCCTTCTCGCTGCTGTGGTCGCGCGCTGAGGTGGCCGAGGCGCTGCGAGAGGCGGAGGGGTGGCCGCCACGGCCGGTCCAGATCGGGCTCCAGCTTGTCCACTTCCTTGAGCTGACCTTCGTCTTGCTGACATTAGCTGCTTTGGGGCCATTACTGTTGATTCTGACCCTGGTCATCTGTCTTGACAGCCCTGGCCCGCCCATGTACGCCTATCGGGCGTTAGGTCGTGGCATGCGGCCAATTGAGTTGCGGACCTTTCGCACAACGCGAACCGACACACCGCATCGGCTCACGCGCGTCGGGCGTTTTCTGAAAGTCAGTGCGCTTGACAGGTTGCCTCTTCTGGTCTCGGTGATCCAGGGCGATTGTGCCCTCCTCGGTCCAAACGTCCATGTGGTTAGGCGCTTCCCGGAGCTAGGGCGCACCTTGTGCCAGTACCAGCGGCCAGGAATCGTGGGCGTCGGCGATCTGGTGGAGGCCAAAGACGCTGACCAACGTCTTGAGGCTTGGTTGGCCGCTGAACACGAATACATCCAGAACTGGTCCGCAGGCCGGTATCTTTCTGTCATGTACCGCATCGTGATGCGTGTCTGCTTGCCTCTGTGA
- a CDS encoding PadR family transcriptional regulator: protein MPPRMTPQTIAVLLALAQDFDHDHYGFDLLRQTGLQSGTVYPALIRLETHGLVRHFWEEIDPTQAGRPRRRLYRLTASGIELARQLQGRQTGQGVGALA from the coding sequence ATGCCCCCGAGGATGACGCCCCAGACCATCGCAGTGCTGCTGGCACTCGCGCAGGATTTTGACCACGATCACTATGGCTTCGACCTGCTCCGGCAGACCGGCCTTCAAAGCGGCACTGTATATCCGGCGCTGATCCGTCTAGAAACGCACGGGCTCGTACGACACTTCTGGGAAGAGATCGACCCGACTCAGGCCGGGCGTCCGCGCCGCCGTCTCTATCGACTCACGGCCTCCGGCATCGAGCTGGCCCGGCAGCTTCAGGGGCGGCAGACCGGGCAGGGGGTGGGCGCCCTTGCGTGA
- a CDS encoding helix-turn-helix domain-containing protein codes for MRAVELTLGRYLKAHGLTAYRLAEAARGRVSRGTVYALARGSVARVDLGTLGAVMTALEELTGEPVSPGDLLTAVTLPEPDAEAREWEAADLSPTLAPYDWGAAGEPEGEPVRYVPGAGFLVGDA; via the coding sequence ATGCGAGCCGTAGAGTTGACTTTGGGGCGCTATCTCAAGGCGCATGGCCTGACCGCGTACCGGCTGGCGGAAGCCGCTCGGGGGCGGGTCAGCCGGGGCACCGTGTACGCCCTGGCGCGGGGAAGCGTGGCGCGGGTAGACCTCGGGACGCTCGGCGCGGTCATGACGGCCCTTGAGGAACTGACCGGGGAGCCTGTCTCCCCCGGGGACCTGCTGACTGCCGTCACGCTCCCGGAGCCGGACGCCGAGGCCCGGGAATGGGAGGCGGCGGACCTCTCGCCCACACTGGCCCCCTATGACTGGGGAGCGGCGGGCGAGCCGGAAGGGGAGCCGGTGCGGTACGTCCCCGGCGCGGGCTTTCTGGTGGGCGACGCTTGA
- a CDS encoding type II toxin-antitoxin system PemK/MazF family toxin — protein sequence MSGVRIGDVLKIQFPAARPPGHEQVGTRPAVVVGIPDRLGSPRFPGLIVVPLTTSAGDYVADAPALYPMFPAGTGGLTADSVALTDQVRAVSVSRILSRLGTLTPGEYAPVQEALRGMLEL from the coding sequence TTGAGCGGGGTCCGCATAGGGGACGTGCTCAAGATTCAGTTTCCGGCGGCCCGCCCGCCCGGGCATGAACAGGTGGGGACCCGGCCCGCCGTGGTGGTGGGCATCCCGGACCGGCTCGGCTCCCCCCGCTTCCCAGGGTTGATCGTGGTCCCCCTGACCACCTCGGCGGGGGATTACGTGGCAGATGCTCCCGCCCTCTACCCCATGTTCCCGGCGGGGACTGGCGGCCTTACGGCGGACAGTGTGGCCCTGACCGATCAGGTCCGCGCCGTGAGCGTGTCCCGGATTCTCTCCCGCCTTGGCACCCTGACCCCCGGGGAATACGCCCCCGTCCAGGAGGCCCTCCGGGGAATGCTCGAGCTGTAA
- a CDS encoding helix-turn-helix domain-containing protein yields the protein MTTGGGKYTARVTFRELLETRGLSAYRVATEGRGTVSRNAVYALARGEVDRVDLGTLGKLADVLERLTGDRVTVGDLLTLERTP from the coding sequence ATGACTACGGGAGGGGGGAAGTACACGGCGCGGGTGACGTTCCGGGAGCTGCTCGAGACGCGGGGGCTGAGCGCGTACCGGGTCGCCACTGAGGGCCGGGGAACCGTTTCGCGGAACGCGGTTTATGCCCTGGCCCGGGGGGAGGTGGACCGTGTGGACCTTGGAACGCTCGGGAAGCTGGCGGACGTGCTCGAGCGGCTGACCGGGGACCGGGTGACGGTGGGGGACCTGCTGACCCTTGAGCGGACTCCATGA
- a CDS encoding tyrosine-type recombinase/integrase codes for MTGGKARRKWGEGSYRVLPSGRWEWRISAKVGGKSRTLSGTADTEAKARAAAQRAKVDAEAGRRALNRAVTLGAHLEGWLKGRDGISDSTRRKYGDLLRLHVLPEVGALKLAAVDAATLREFYGRLREGDQARKRRALGYSSRRQIHNVLYAALGQAAADGLIPGNPAAVPGVRPTQAAREVEPVRAFTRGQAARFLAVADAEGERTGQVLAFLLLTGMRRGEVLGLRWEHVTLGGATPALRVVVQRTVSGSRVFEGPPKTRHGRRTVPLSAEAVAVLERVRARTAEEHAALYPEDPPSPYVFPSLRGGPYDPSNFTRVMKRVCAAAGVPALAVHDLRHTFASLASFGGVRVEVLSRILGHSDPAFTLRQYRHLYPEELAAVSLELPPVPQDDEEETGEALGDLLPPEAPAPASPARRKRKGLQA; via the coding sequence ATGACCGGGGGCAAGGCTCGGCGCAAATGGGGAGAAGGAAGTTACCGGGTCCTCCCCTCCGGGCGGTGGGAGTGGCGCATTTCCGCCAAAGTGGGCGGGAAGTCCCGGACACTCTCCGGCACAGCGGACACAGAAGCGAAGGCGCGGGCGGCGGCTCAGAGGGCCAAAGTAGACGCCGAGGCAGGAAGGCGGGCGCTGAACCGGGCCGTGACCCTGGGAGCGCACCTCGAGGGATGGTTAAAGGGCCGGGACGGGATTTCAGACAGTACCCGGCGGAAGTACGGGGACCTGCTCCGGCTTCACGTCCTCCCGGAAGTGGGGGCGCTGAAACTGGCGGCAGTGGACGCGGCCACGCTCCGGGAGTTTTACGGGCGGCTCCGGGAAGGGGACCAGGCCCGGAAGCGGAGGGCGCTCGGGTATTCCTCGAGGCGGCAGATTCATAACGTCCTGTATGCCGCGCTCGGGCAGGCGGCGGCGGACGGGTTGATTCCCGGAAACCCGGCGGCGGTGCCCGGTGTGCGGCCCACCCAGGCGGCCCGGGAGGTGGAGCCGGTCCGGGCCTTCACGCGCGGTCAGGCGGCCCGCTTCCTGGCGGTGGCCGACGCCGAGGGGGAAAGGACCGGGCAAGTCCTGGCCTTCCTGCTGCTGACCGGCATGAGGCGCGGGGAGGTGCTCGGGCTGCGGTGGGAGCATGTGACCCTCGGCGGCGCTACTCCGGCGCTCCGGGTGGTGGTGCAGCGGACCGTGAGCGGGTCCCGCGTATTCGAGGGACCGCCCAAGACACGCCACGGGCGGCGGACCGTTCCCCTCTCGGCGGAAGCGGTGGCCGTGCTCGAGCGGGTCCGGGCCAGAACTGCCGAGGAACACGCGGCCCTGTATCCGGAGGACCCGCCCTCCCCTTACGTGTTCCCGTCTCTCCGGGGCGGCCCCTATGACCCGAGCAACTTCACGCGGGTCATGAAGCGGGTGTGTGCGGCGGCGGGCGTCCCCGCCTTAGCGGTGCATGATCTCCGGCATACGTTCGCTTCCCTGGCGTCCTTCGGGGGAGTGAGGGTGGAAGTCTTGTCCCGGATTCTCGGGCACAGTGACCCGGCCTTCACACTCCGCCAGTACCGGCACCTGTACCCGGAGGAACTGGCGGCAGTGTCTCTCGAGCTGCCGCCAGTCCCCCAGGACGACGAGGAAGAGACGGGGGAGGCCCTCGGGGACCTACTCCCGCCGGAAGCCCCGGCCCCCGCGTCCCCGGCTCGGCGGAAACGGAAGGGCTTACAGGCGTGA
- a CDS encoding DUF418 domain-containing protein, giving the protein MTALPPDVSAVPAPAPVRERSPLPDVLRGLAIVGILTVNMQEFSGYVEWRQSGLDRAAQVLIDVFANGRFISIFAMLFGWGAYGLLQRHGAVIFRRRHLLLLALGTAHHLLLWRGDIIGLYALLAWALLLLARPSVRGLLAVAAGLGGWWLLTGVLAAWAAGFGRAVEVEATRFSGLPPIRPGLDYAEVLARRAADFPGDYFAGALYNGPWVIALLALGAAAARAGLLTHPERFGWLFRRFVVLALPFGLLLGGLLAFLNTRTDLAAGLLAIPVRMSGGLLSALGYVGLLGLIAARGGLGRWGLFAAGGRLALTNYLTQTVVMTTIFYPYAGAQWGRWGAAPALALALAFGTLQLLFSAWWVRRFGSGPVERLLRRGVYGRASAQ; this is encoded by the coding sequence GTGACCGCGCTTCCGCCTGACGTTTCCGCAGTGCCCGCGCCGGCCCCGGTGCGCGAGCGCTCGCCGCTGCCCGATGTGCTGCGTGGGCTCGCCATCGTCGGCATCCTGACCGTCAACATGCAGGAGTTCAGCGGCTATGTGGAGTGGCGCCAGAGCGGGCTCGACCGCGCGGCTCAGGTTCTCATCGACGTGTTCGCCAACGGACGGTTCATCAGCATCTTCGCGATGCTGTTCGGGTGGGGGGCCTACGGCCTGCTCCAGCGGCACGGAGCGGTCATTTTTCGGCGCCGGCACCTGCTGCTGCTCGCACTCGGGACGGCGCATCACCTGCTGTTGTGGCGCGGCGACATCATCGGCCTGTATGCGCTGCTCGCCTGGGCGCTGCTGCTCCTCGCGCGTCCCAGCGTGCGGGGGCTGCTGGCCGTGGCGGCGGGGCTCGGCGGGTGGTGGCTGCTCACGGGGGTACTCGCGGCGTGGGCGGCGGGCTTCGGGCGCGCGGTGGAGGTAGAGGCGACGCGCTTTTCCGGCCTGCCCCCCATCCGCCCCGGCCTCGACTACGCCGAGGTGCTCGCCCGGCGCGCCGCCGATTTTCCCGGAGACTACTTCGCCGGCGCGCTCTACAACGGCCCCTGGGTGATCGCCCTGCTCGCGCTCGGGGCGGCGGCGGCACGGGCCGGCCTCCTCACGCACCCGGAGCGTTTCGGCTGGCTCTTTCGGCGCTTCGTGGTTCTGGCGTTGCCGTTCGGGCTGCTGCTCGGCGGCTTGCTCGCCTTCCTCAACACCCGCACTGACCTCGCGGCGGGGCTGCTCGCCATTCCCGTGCGGATGTCGGGCGGCCTGCTGAGCGCCCTCGGGTACGTGGGGCTGCTCGGGCTGATCGCCGCGCGGGGCGGACTCGGGCGCTGGGGCTTGTTCGCCGCAGGAGGACGGCTTGCCCTGACCAATTACCTCACCCAGACAGTGGTGATGACAACGATTTTTTACCCCTATGCCGGCGCGCAGTGGGGCCGGTGGGGCGCGGCGCCGGCGCTCGCCCTGGCGCTGGCCTTCGGCACTCTGCAACTGCTGTTCAGCGCGTGGTGGGTCAGGCGCTTCGGCAGCGGCCCCGTCGAGCGTCTGCTGCGCCGGGGCGTATACGGTCGCGCCTCCGCTCAGTGA
- a CDS encoding GNAT family N-acetyltransferase produces MNVRPFRNADARAVAGLVTAGVRGGRVYLPEHFRESPDPQRRLVAERGGEVIATAHLLPFGDSAPDALRLDLAGEGAAFTPLYLALLSDVPSGFSRLLGVCREDFSEQMAFFAAAGFRNAWQSWGARLKLQTFDFARFRPLEEKLFLAGYEVERWPAHPSQADWSALHALCVFGERDAPRNPTTSPEPLTLEALRRSAGGEGAAFVIRWRGEPVSLAHLTVAGGRAAEVELAGTVTHPAHRSRGLATLLGARALAWAQAEGHRQAGTGGAVLNLPLLRVCTRLGYLPEPMWVTWERAAFR; encoded by the coding sequence GTGAATGTGCGGCCCTTTCGCAACGCCGACGCGCGGGCGGTGGCCGGACTCGTCACGGCGGGCGTGCGCGGGGGGCGGGTCTACCTGCCGGAACATTTCCGCGAGAGCCCTGACCCTCAGCGCCGCCTAGTGGCCGAGCGTGGGGGAGAGGTGATCGCTACGGCGCACCTCCTGCCCTTTGGAGACAGCGCCCCGGACGCCCTGCGGCTCGATCTTGCGGGGGAGGGGGCCGCCTTCACCCCTCTCTATCTCGCGCTGCTCTCTGACGTGCCCTCCGGCTTTTCGCGCCTGCTCGGGGTGTGCCGCGAGGATTTCAGCGAGCAGATGGCGTTTTTTGCGGCGGCAGGCTTTCGCAATGCCTGGCAGTCGTGGGGCGCGCGTTTGAAGCTGCAAACCTTCGATTTCGCGCGCTTCCGTCCACTGGAAGAGAAGCTCTTTCTGGCTGGCTACGAGGTGGAAAGGTGGCCGGCGCATCCTTCACAGGCCGATTGGAGCGCGCTCCATGCCCTGTGTGTTTTCGGCGAGCGGGACGCGCCCCGCAACCCGACGACCTCGCCGGAGCCGCTGACCCTGGAGGCGCTGCGCCGGAGTGCCGGGGGTGAAGGGGCCGCCTTCGTGATTCGCTGGCGCGGTGAACCCGTCTCCCTGGCGCACCTGACGGTGGCAGGGGGAAGGGCGGCTGAGGTGGAACTCGCGGGGACCGTCACCCATCCGGCCCACCGCTCGCGGGGCCTCGCCACCCTGCTCGGAGCGCGGGCGCTCGCCTGGGCGCAGGCAGAGGGTCACCGTCAGGCCGGAACCGGCGGTGCGGTCCTGAATCTGCCGCTGCTCCGGGTCTGCACCCGGCTCGGGTACCTGCCGGAGCCGATGTGGGTGACCTGGGAGCGGGCAGCCTTCAGGTAG
- a CDS encoding GNAT family N-acetyltransferase yields the protein MWDAARLAWWGETLVGIALPERSGLGAWNAVLAVHPAHRRRGLASVLLAEVARSLQPGGVAFLNVAGSARDAAYLGVLRRLGASIEPDWIAWEREA from the coding sequence GTGTGGGACGCGGCCCGGCTCGCCTGGTGGGGGGAAACACTTGTCGGAATCGCGCTGCCCGAACGCTCGGGCCTCGGCGCCTGGAACGCGGTGCTCGCGGTGCATCCCGCACACCGTCGCCGGGGCCTCGCCAGCGTTCTCCTCGCGGAAGTGGCGCGCAGCTTGCAACCTGGGGGCGTGGCCTTTCTGAATGTGGCCGGCAGCGCGCGCGACGCGGCGTATCTCGGCGTGCTGCGGCGGCTGGGGGCCAGCATCGAGCCCGACTGGATCGCCTGGGAGCGTGAGGCGTGA